In Treponema primitia ZAS-2, a genomic segment contains:
- a CDS encoding flavin reductase, which yields MKQTGVIPAGNEWVENDIREFAGSPAARIGDEWMLITAGDVSGDKGNWNTMTASWGGLGVLWGKNVAFMFIRNTRHTLEFANAASLFSLSFFDKPFHKALEIAGAKSGRDIDKAKEGGLTPIVFSDGSLGFKEAKEVISCRKLYAHDFDPALFVDKTIDPKIYPQKDYHRMYIGEITKLRVKG from the coding sequence ATGAAACAGACGGGCGTTATTCCTGCGGGGAATGAATGGGTAGAGAATGATATTCGGGAATTTGCCGGGTCCCCGGCGGCGCGGATTGGAGATGAATGGATGTTGATCACCGCCGGGGATGTTTCGGGGGATAAGGGCAACTGGAATACCATGACCGCCTCCTGGGGCGGCCTGGGTGTACTCTGGGGTAAGAACGTAGCTTTTATGTTTATACGGAACACCCGGCATACTCTAGAATTTGCCAACGCAGCATCCCTGTTCAGCCTTTCTTTTTTTGACAAGCCGTTCCACAAGGCGCTGGAAATCGCCGGGGCAAAGTCGGGCCGGGATATTGACAAGGCAAAGGAAGGGGGCTTAACTCCAATCGTGTTCAGCGACGGGTCCCTGGGGTTTAAGGAAGCTAAAGAAGTTATCTCCTGCCGCAAACTCTATGCCCATGATTTTGATCCCGCCCTGTTCGTGGATAAAACTATTGACCCTAAAATCTACCCGCAGAAAGACTATCACCGGATGTATATCGGGGAAATAACAAAACTGCGGGTTAAAGGCTAA
- a CDS encoding glucose-6-phosphate isomerase, with amino-acid sequence MAYVDFDKTGAFKKLSALPNKGKDFSALLTAERVKASKVPAGGGLTYSWAAKGVEKAELDALQALADEQDLIGKYKALLNGEVINTGENRKVLHQLLRGQLGSPVIHEGKDLGKFYAQELERFSTFAELVQTGKIKGTTGKNFTTVVQIGIGGSDLGPRALYLALENWAAKEGKSFLKAKFISNVDPDDASQVAASVSLEETLFVLVSKSGTTQETLSNELFVKEKLKKAGLDPSKHVVAVTSETSPLARNPAYLDSFYIDDFIGGRYSATSGVGGVILSLAFGPAAFKELLSGAHEADKLALEPNILKNAALLDALIGVWERNFLGFPYTAILPYSQALSRFPAHLQQLDMESNGKRVNRDGVPVHYSTGPVVFGEPGTNGQHSFYQLLHQGTDAIPLQFVGFTESQRGDDVTVEGSVSQTKLKANLAAQIVAFAKGKSDTNGNKNFPGGRPSSLIYGKRLTPAALGALLAHYENKVMFQGFVWNLNSFDQEGVQLGKVLTKKVLSGNSGDAALDAYSEILGV; translated from the coding sequence ATGGCGTATGTGGATTTTGACAAGACCGGGGCGTTTAAGAAACTATCGGCCCTTCCCAACAAGGGAAAGGATTTTTCTGCTTTATTGACAGCGGAACGGGTTAAGGCGAGCAAGGTTCCTGCGGGAGGCGGGCTGACCTACTCCTGGGCTGCCAAGGGGGTGGAGAAGGCAGAACTGGACGCCCTCCAGGCCCTGGCGGATGAACAGGACCTGATCGGCAAGTACAAGGCCCTGCTGAATGGCGAGGTCATCAATACCGGGGAAAACCGCAAGGTCCTCCACCAGCTCCTACGCGGGCAATTAGGCAGCCCGGTGATCCACGAAGGCAAAGATCTGGGCAAGTTCTATGCCCAGGAACTGGAACGGTTCTCCACTTTTGCAGAACTGGTCCAGACAGGAAAAATCAAGGGAACCACGGGAAAGAATTTTACCACCGTGGTTCAGATAGGCATAGGCGGCTCCGACCTGGGCCCCCGGGCCCTGTACCTGGCCCTGGAAAACTGGGCGGCAAAAGAGGGCAAAAGTTTCCTTAAAGCAAAATTTATCTCCAACGTGGACCCCGACGACGCCTCCCAGGTAGCCGCCTCAGTATCCCTGGAAGAAACACTTTTTGTGCTGGTGTCCAAAAGCGGCACCACCCAGGAAACCCTGTCCAATGAACTTTTTGTAAAAGAAAAACTGAAGAAGGCCGGCCTGGACCCGAGTAAGCACGTGGTAGCGGTGACCAGCGAGACCAGCCCCTTGGCCCGCAATCCCGCCTACCTGGACTCCTTCTATATTGACGACTTTATTGGTGGCCGCTATTCCGCCACTTCCGGGGTGGGCGGGGTGATACTCTCCCTGGCCTTCGGCCCCGCCGCCTTCAAGGAACTTCTCTCAGGCGCCCACGAGGCGGACAAGCTGGCCCTGGAACCGAATATCCTTAAAAACGCCGCCCTCCTGGACGCACTTATCGGTGTGTGGGAACGGAATTTTCTGGGTTTTCCCTATACGGCGATCCTGCCCTACAGCCAGGCCCTATCTCGTTTCCCCGCCCATCTCCAGCAGCTGGACATGGAATCCAACGGCAAGCGGGTCAATCGCGATGGCGTCCCGGTGCATTACTCCACCGGCCCGGTAGTCTTCGGCGAGCCCGGGACCAACGGCCAGCACTCTTTCTACCAGCTCCTCCACCAGGGCACCGATGCTATCCCCCTCCAGTTTGTGGGCTTTACCGAAAGCCAGCGGGGGGACGATGTCACCGTGGAAGGATCGGTCAGCCAGACCAAACTCAAGGCAAACCTGGCCGCCCAGATAGTGGCCTTTGCCAAGGGCAAAAGCGATACTAACGGTAACAAAAATTTTCCCGGCGGCCGCCCCTCAAGCCTCATCTACGGCAAGAGGCTTACCCCCGCTGCCCTGGGGGCCCTGCTGGCCCACTATGAAAACAAGGTTATGTTCCAGGGCTTTGTGTGGAACCTCAACAGCTTTGATCAGGAAGGGGTCCAGCTGGGTAAGGTTCTGACCAAGAAAGTGTTATCCGGCAACTCCGGTGATGCCGCCCTGGATGCGTACAGCGAGATACTGGGAGTGTAA
- a CDS encoding arginine repressor gives MKERLARLKAVRKLIKTYRIESQATLLGLLQKEGFLVTQATLSRDLKLLKVGKISDGHNGYVYSLPGDDELQETERTYAHDFMRGYISIEWSGNLVVIKTYSGHSDSVALAVDNLGLDDVLGTISGRDNTVFVCLREGISGEDFINRMKESMPELED, from the coding sequence GTGAAAGAACGACTGGCCCGGTTAAAAGCAGTCCGAAAACTGATAAAAACGTACAGAATTGAATCCCAGGCAACCCTCTTGGGGCTTTTGCAAAAAGAAGGCTTTCTTGTTACCCAGGCAACCCTGTCCCGGGATTTGAAGCTCCTCAAGGTCGGTAAAATTTCCGACGGCCATAACGGGTATGTCTATTCCCTGCCCGGGGACGATGAACTCCAGGAAACCGAGCGGACCTATGCCCACGATTTCATGCGGGGTTATATTTCCATTGAATGGTCCGGTAATTTAGTGGTGATCAAAACCTATTCGGGGCATTCCGATTCAGTGGCCCTGGCGGTGGATAACCTTGGGCTTGACGATGTGCTGGGGACCATATCCGGCCGGGACAATACGGTTTTCGTGTGCCTCCGGGAAGGGATAAGCGGAGAGGATTTCATAAACCGCATGAAGGAAAGTATGCCGGAGTTGGAAGATTGA